In the Populus trichocarpa isolate Nisqually-1 chromosome 8, P.trichocarpa_v4.1, whole genome shotgun sequence genome, ttaataagaaaaaaaatgtgttaatgcaaaaattaggttgttaattaatttatctttttccttTGTAGTTCAAAACATTATagttttactaaattttttttattactttttatttaatgatctattttgttaagaaaacaaaaccttTTTGTCGTCggaataaagaaaatttacatgagtaaaaaatgacaattttaatGTTAAGCAAATTAACTCGAACTAACCCATGTTAATTCAAAACATTgtctttataaatttttataaaaatatgttagatCATTGTCTTTTCtaagaaattttacaaaaaaaaagttaatttaatttttctttttttgaattattaatacacttattaaatcaattaaatcacaCCAGTTAAACCACACTTCATATAATTCAAAACCTAGTCTAAGCTAGAGGCCAGGTTGACTGCCACCATATTAACCTCTTAGGCAGAGAAGTTACTCGTGACAACACGTAGGGCAATTGACTAGTTAAATTCTAAAACAGGAAGCTAGTGTTTATAGCAAAAGCAATTTTGTCCCTAGATTATTCATTTTACTTGGTTATTTTTACTCTGATCttgtttagaaaattaaatattatgcttgaaaattttattttttatatttaacttaGAAATTCTTATAATAACtccataattatttattaagattttaaaaaaatattttgtaataaaattttgaataaaaggttttttttgtagtgattttatttgacaaaattttatgttacttgttcttattttttctttttgtgttatTTCTGTTTGtctcataagtttttttttaaataaataaatagaaagctATAGAAAAATGCAATAATTATGAAGaaaagagtgtgtttggtattgtgatagcttttgtagttgtggtttgaaaaaaattattttataaaaagcacttttagttaaggttggtttggtaaaatatatgtttggttaaaattgaggttgaacaaaaagttgtttaatgtgtttggttaagaatgtttttcaaattaaagttataaaataactaaaaaagatatatatttatattgatggtttttaatttaaatattgtagatttaattaatgctattacatcataaaataaataatactttatataaaatattttttattgttctattaaactatctgtaattccattacgtatgtaattcatccgacaaggactacagtttctaTGGTTTTCTGAGCGTGTAACAACATAAGGTAAAATATCATtggaataaaattgggattgtgatcaaattctgcaaatgctacatcatcatgtgatctccttctaatataactatatagtgttattaattaatgttaaacattagttttttttttactaaaacacaatatctgagaatttgtttttggattttttttattttactgggtcggaccggttcaatgcatttaggcTTGGGTCAGATTCGGTTCGGCCATGAACAGTAAAgacactctccactgttcacatgcacATGCAACGTGAAGATTGGAGAGTGAATCCATTGTTCACGTTGCATgtgcatgtgaacagtggagagtgtcTCCAGacgaagaagaaggagaaggggaaggggaagagcAGCGTGGTGGTGATAGATTGAGGGATGGTGGAAACAACGGAGGCCGGTCACTCTCAATTGTTCacatgcaacgtgaacagtggagagtgaattaattcactctccaatGTTCACTTTGCAAAACAGTGGAGAGTGTCTCCAGacaaagaagaaggagaaggggaagagcAGCGCGGCGGTGATGGACTGAGGGATGGTGGAAATGGCAGAGGCCGGTGGTGAAAGGGAGCTGCTCTCCACTAATAAACGACAGTCCTTCTTTCatttgctcttcttcttcttctttttttgccgCGCCTCTGTCCACAGTTTGCAACACACTTGAAGTTGCTTTTTGTTAACCTACGGTTTAAACGTAAATAGTAATGGGCCTCACAAACAGAAAATtgtgtgatttgtttttgtgatttgcTCTAAACGTAGAtgcaaccacaaaaacaaacactctttCAGACTTTGGTGATATTTTTGACATAGATCTTTTCGTTTCAATTTAGCATTACCCAACTGCAAGAAACTATCCCCATGCCATGTTCCCCAAAATTTGGATGTTCATGTTTTCGGAAGCCAGGCAGGTACAGGACATAAAAACAAGGCCAGGACAGAGAAGCGAGAGGTTTCAGACCTGAATAGCAACGTCAGACTGGCTTTAGAAGCCTCTTCTTACCCAGTCTCCTGCCACTAAAAGGGTAAGTGATCCGTCACCTTTAGCTTGGTGTTCAAACCTTTCAAGCTCTCTGCAAAGGTAGAAATGATCACCAAAAGATGTGCAAAACAATAGTGCCACACCCAATGCATGAAGCCTGTGCTCGTGATTGGAAGCCATGGCTATGTACAATCTGAGTTAAAAGAGACAAGGTTCCTGAAAAGACTTGGAAAGACAGAACTCTGCAATATATGCAACAAGTCCAACACTTGACAATTAAATAGCTTGAGGACACGCTTTATTTCTGACCTGGAGAATTAATAGCCGGAAGACCATGTTTCAAGGATACAGAAGTGGATAGGCATCTCTGTGGAATATATGGAGATATTTAGATCATTGTTTCTCTGCCACTAAATTCCTTTTTCACTCattattaaaaaggaaagagaaagaggaagGGAAAATACCAGAGcagattattaatatttttttctatctggGCTAAATTGAGGAAACCGACTTAACATTTATTGAGCAAGGATCTATTTCATTCGAGATGTATCCTCATAGTGCAAACAAAATTGTTGTTATGTCTTGCCTATTAGAAAGCTTAATACTTATTTAGGGTTATTTATTTTGGAGCTTTGACAgcctaaattattgatttttaaagttcaaagaCTCCAAAAAAACTCTGAAAATTATCAAGTATAACAAGCCTTTCTTCTTCTGCTTGTTAGAGCAATCAATATAACTTGCTTGGTACTACGTTAATTAAAGTAGGATTCTTTCTTAAAGGGTTGTATAACTAGTACCACTCAATTTACATCATAAACCTAGGCAATTTTTGCCATTGCTTGCTAGTCGAAGGTaacaaatgattttaatttcgCTAACTCGTGCAAAAGAACCTGACGACGAATTCAGAATAATCAGAATTTGGAAGATATGAATAATATCATCCAAAAATATTCAGCCTTGTTGGAAATTTTGCAGTTTCTCGGTATCCTAAATTCTTATCATGATTTCAGGAAGCTTGCTGAGTCCATggattatttatcaaatttattctgCAGGATTAATATTCTCAGACAATATTGATACAGACAGCTAAATCAACATCAGACCCCATCCTTTTGTCAAAAATAAGCAAGCAAACAACCAACTACACAAATTAAAGATTTTGTGTGGTTGATGGAGAAATTTTATGATTGACAAGCCAGGAACAAGGATGGATAAAAACCCACCATCCAGTTCTTTTCAACTTCGCACTGCTTTCGGTTGGTATGTCAAATTCCAGAGTCGTTGTTCGATGTCAAGGAAACAGCTTGTCATGTTCTATATCATGCATACTCGGTATGTCAAACTGCTAGTCAGGAATCCACTCAGTAGATAACACAACTCCACAGAAGAGATCTAGAGCTAGTACTTAGAGCCTAAGAGGGAAAGAAGGAAGGCCCTGTAGTGACCTGATGTCTCTGAATGAACAACTTCAGGTAATGGTCTTTTGTACTTCTTCAAGAACTCTTCCTCGATCCTCTGCAAATCAATCTCTGCCCTCGTAACCAGTATCCTGATTAGAGTACTATCGTCTGTACCCAAACCTTTCGTTGCCTTGCGCAACACCTGAAGAGCCATTCAATGATGAGACTAATTGTTGACAAGTAAGGAGATTTCAATTGCTAACTACCAAAAACTTCAAACTGTGTTAATATATAGATTATAAATGAGAGAGGTTAATTAGTGTGATGATACCGTTGCATAGTGCTTTGTTGGATCAACAGCATATTGCAAAATTGTTAGAAGGGCATACTTGAAATTCCCTGATGCTTCTCTTTTAATTGTCTGCAGCATGTTGAGCACGGTCATGAAGTGCCATAGGAAGAATATGGAAGTAAAAGTAGATAAATCAAAACACAATGCAGATGAAACTATACCTTTCTCAGTTCCTTTCCAAACATTTTATGGTAAACAGAAGCAAGGGCAATCAAATGTGCGGAGCTTCTTTCAGTGAAAATCTGAATGAAAGTGCTCTCATCCATTCCAGATTTCTTCACCCCAATTTTGTTGATAGCTTTAGCATCATCCTCTACCAACACACTATCAATTTCTGGGCCATCGTACCGTGTTATTGCTATAAATGCGAGTAGCAACTatcaagagaaaagaagggagaGAATcaaaccacaataaattttgaaaattgaaatccCAAAAAGGGTGTCTTTGAAGGAACTAGACGATACTTCATCTTCAACCTAATTAACCCACACACTTTACAGCCTATTTTTAAGACCAATCTCATGATTTCATTAACAGTGAAGCTTAAAGCCCTCAAGTCGTTTCAGACAACAGCAGATTCGAAAGAAATATATACAGCTTTCTTCTCGTTAATTGATGCTTTATCTGGACTTCTATTTCCTCATATATACTTTGCTGTCTGTTAATGACAACTATACCTAATCAGATAATTAAGTAGCCCTTTCAGGAGCCGCTCATaaccaataaatttaaagatagaACCTGATCAGAAGGTATAGTACTGGAGAATTTTATCAGGACAAAACAAACATCGAGCACGATATTTTCCAGGCCAACATTCAGGGAAGGTGCTCGTCAGAGCTATAAAAATCTTCTAATGCAcgattagagagagagagagagggaggacCTAACCTTTTTATGATCATCGGATGTGTGACACCCAATGTCATACTCAAGTCGCGTGCCAAAAGTAGGAGTGTAAACTTGCTTAATCTGTCGAATCTGGGATGAAGTGCGGGTACATATGATTTCAGTGGCAGCTTTGACATCAAAAAGAGGTCCTGTCAAAGCCTGTCTCAATGTTGTAACATCCCGTTCTATAGGACTTTTCATCCATAATAAAACTGCTTTCTGaagatttaaaatattacaGGATCAGGACCTCATTCAATAGAACTGGCTAGCTTTGCCAGGCCTTACGCACCTTGAGATGGCCATGAAAGAATAATCGCAAAACTGTGTGGATATAAATTAACTCCAAATTAAGTTTCTGTCCTAGCTAGACGTACGTACCTTGAGATGGCCATGAAGCTCATGAGCCAATTGTTTTTTGAGGTCATCAGAGAACAAGGTCTCGTATTCTTGTTGAATGCTATCACGTTGAGATGCATTTCTAAGTGCAAGAATATTGACAACAACGGCAGCATCACAGCCTAATCCtgattttaaagataattaataGAAGAGTCAATGCAAtgccattaattaatttttctaacattTTAGGTGGAGATTAGGAGGAGAGATTAACAAAGATCGATCAAGAAgctacctagctagctagctatatatatatgtcatgcaataaaaaatgggaaattaataagaaatcaacaaaaagtaaagaaatattACTACGTAGAGACCTTTGAAAGCACGGTTTAGTTGCTCGGCATCATCACGTGAAGATTTTTGCATTGAAGGTTTTGTGAAGGTTGACATCTCTCTTTTTCAAGAGCTTGTTCTTTGAATATCGAAACGATTGAgtaaacaatcttttttttgtgtggaagAAGAATGctgtcaaaatatatatatatggtagaaCAAAAGTCTGGTGAATAAGAATTTGAACGAAGAAATGAAGTTAGATCGCTTAATAAGAAGCAAATTAATAACTAGTCATTCCAGAAAAAAGAAGCCAGCCAGCTAATTCTTATCTGTCAACTAAATATTAAGGCAATTTAGGATTCTGGCATATATATCTACATTCAAATAACACAAAAGTATTCTTGgttcacaaaaaaaaggaaaatgtatTCCTCGGGGAGGCCTAGAAATGGCAAAGATTGGGCGGTAGCATTTCCACCTTCTGGGTACCTGGACCTgaccaaggttttttttttttttttttttcaaataaaatataaatttaataaatcattaACTAGCGTTTCACATCCATATCTTCAGCAACCAAATTCATTATAGACCACAAAAGTGATTGCcctaatttgtttattttttaatttcaaaaaattttctaaaaaagtttaaagattttttatttttttgttttaatttttttttagtgtttttatattgttttgatgtgctgatattaaaaataaaattttaaaaaaattattattttaaaataaaaaatactttttacatGTTGACAATTCAAAAGTTCACTGGCCCCTGTTGAAATCTCATCCAGACGATGCCGGATGTAAGAAATTAATCTTGAGGGAGTTCTGTCATCAAGCATCTATACTGTTGTGATCCTggcaaattaatataaaactacTGAGACCATATATATATGTGGAGAATATATTTGCTTTTCAGATGACTGGACCCAGAGTCACCGTCATCTCTAAAATATACCCTAACATGCGTTCTATAATATTATTGCTTATTGCTCAACAACTATACAATCATATAGAATTGGCATGCATACGCCAAAAGACACCCATAATATCTTTTAACCCACTTGGGATTTTAAACTCTATTTTCCTGAATCATGTCTgtgattatattatatatccaaaataataatgatgataaaaaaaaaaaaacaaataatatatcatGATGCCCACACCAGTTTATCCCTCGTGGACTGCTCTCTAGCTAGCTACTTGTTGTCATATATATGttctttgttttacattttcaatcttcttttctttaaaattaggtCTTAAATACAtggttaattagattaattagtgaatcaaatttgattcttagaCTGCGCTAATCATTGGAGGTTGCTTCAgtatatttttcatggaaaaaaatcTTCATAGTTGTAGACTAAACAGGCATTGGATCATTTATAATCCAACGAAAATGAAAGGATGACTAGGACAATATCTGATCTCTAATACAATCACATGGAGATCTGAGAACAAACAGCACTGTACACTCATCAGCAGATTCAGAGCAACTAACACAGAAGCTTCTAaatcccttttcttctttctgtattagataatataatataaatcacGTACTTTATGTGGGTGTATACATACTTTAATATATGTGTGGTTACTGATTGatgtatctttttttataatttgaagcTTGATCTGCTCTTACATGGATATCGATCGGATAATGGCATCTCATATGTGGTCGTTATTTGATGATCAAACCTCTCTGAAAGGAAGAATTTTTGAAGCCCTTTTAATGTGCTTGAAACCTGAACTTCTGCAGTAAACATGGCCTTGACTGGTCTATGATCAGACAAGTTTGACTCACCTCTAGTGTAGAAATGTTGCTTTAGCCCCTCCCCGTGCCAAATAATCCGATCGCACCTATATTAAATAAGAATGGAAGGCAAAAACTCAACTTCATACGAGTTTTAGTTCCACCTCAGTATTTGTGAAACATTTATATAAATGAACTCTAAATCAGAAGATTAATTTGTTGATAATTAGTTCATTACCATGCAGGGGCACGCCACTTTCCACCTCTTTGGCCTTCAGCACATCCAAAATATACATTTGATTTCAGGCAATATTTGTAAGTGGGAGCAAATTTGATAAGTCCTTCATGCCAACCTTCAAATACTTGTCCATTTACGAGCCCCATCCTTAGCTTCATTAATTTCCGTGAAAACAAAAGATTTCAAGCCTTATATAAcaacctttgattttttttaatgaaaatcgaAGAACTCTATCAGAGAATTAGAAAGGTAATACACAGCAGGTCATCAAGAGAATGGCACTATAGAAGCAAAAGCAGCAAAGATTGACTCTGAATATCTATACCTGATCATTGTCTAGCAATGCATTCCATTCTTTTCTATCCACCAATAATCGAGTTGTTGCTTCTGGTAGAGAAACTCTATAGTTCAAATCTCCAAGCAAAATTACCCGGCTGCGGAAATTCAATCAGGAAAATTTAGCTGACGCTCAAATATTACAATATTGATCCAATAAAGTAGCTTTTACAGTCTTAACGAAAAATCTTAACTTCATTAGGAAGTCAACTTTGCTCTAAGAAAAGGCTTAATTACACACGCGcacacacaaaataaataaatagatggtTAATTTACAAACGTATAAATCAACCCTCCGAGCGGTTTAGCTACCAACTATAGGGAGCCCacttccttcctttctttctttgtttttttttttttttcaaataccgaaaaatttaaaattaatacagTATACGGAGAGCAATTTAcatgatatataattaaaaagtgatttttataattcttgAAGGCATGACAATTAAGCCCATGATGCCGACAAATTCAAAGTTGGAAGATGGCAATATTTTgactcttgttttattttattttaattatttttatcactgTCTCATTTTTTTGGTTAGTAGTGA is a window encoding:
- the LOC7457823 gene encoding annexin D5: MSTFTKPSMQKSSRDDAEQLNRAFKGLGCDAAVVVNILALRNASQRDSIQQEYETLFSDDLKKQLAHELHGHLKKAVLLWMKSPIERDVTTLRQALTGPLFDVKAATEIICTRTSSQIRQIKQVYTPTFGTRLEYDIGCHTSDDHKKLLLAFIAITRYDGPEIDSVLVEDDAKAINKIGVKKSGMDESTFIQIFTERSSAHLIALASVYHKMFGKELRKTIKREASGNFKYALLTILQYAVDPTKHYATVLRKATKGLGTDDSTLIRILVTRAEIDLQRIEEEFLKKYKRPLPEVVHSETSGHYRAFLLSLLGSKY